GGAGATCGCCGCGTTCGGCGACAACTACAACGACCTCGAGCTGTTCCGGGCCGCGGGCATCCGCGTAGCGATGGAAAACGGCGCAAGAGAGCTGAAAGAACAGGCCGATATTATCGCCCCGCCGAACGGCGAGGGCGGCGTCGGGCAGATCGTCGAGCGCCTGCTGGCGCAGCGGCGGTGAGGCGGGGACAGGAAAAGAGGCGCGTAAACAAAAAAGCTCGAAGCGGCAGGGCCGCTTCGAGCTTTTTTATACGGCGCGGCGTCAGCGGGCCAGCTTTTCGCGGAGCAGGCGCAGCAGACGCTTTTTGTCTTGGGGGCTCATGCGCTCGTTGAAGCGGAGCAGGCGGCGCAGGCCGTTGCCGTTGATCGTGGCGCGCGGGTCGGCGCCGGCGTTCAGCAGGGCTTCCGCCGCCAGCGGGCTGGGGTTGTAGCGCACGGCGCAGATCAGCGCCGTGCGTCCTTCGCCGTCCCTGGCTTCGAGCGCTTCGCCTTTTTCGAGCAGATAGGCGATGATCTCCGGCGCGGCGGCGTTGGGATTGGCGGCGGCGAGCATCAGCGGCGTGACGCGGGCCGGGTCGCGCTTCAGCGCGGCGTTCAGCTTTTTGAGACGGCGGCGTTTGGCGGACGCGGACAGCGCCGCCGAAGCGCGGATGCGCGCGGCGCGCAGCGCCGGGCGCGAGAGCAGGCGCGTGTTCCGCGACACGGCGGCCAGCGCCGGAGCTTCTATAAAGCGTGATCTCTGTCCGGCGGCCGGCTGCGGCGAACGGCCGGACGCCTTGTTGACGAGAGCGGGGGAAGCGGCGCGGTGCGGCGGCCGGGGCGCGGAAAGCGGCGCTCGTTCGCCGCGGACGCTCACGAGCCGGGCGCATTCTTTCACCGTGCGGCAGACGGGCAGGACCGCAAGGAGCGCCGTCTGCCGGGCGACGCTGCGGGGCGTCAGTTCACGGTCGAGAAAGCGGACCATCGCCGCGGAATGGCCGCTGCGCACGGCCACCAGCGCGGCGGTGCGGCCGGAGCGGTCGGCCGTTTCCGGATCGGCGCCGGCGTCCAGGAGCTTTTTTGCGATCGCCACGGCCGCGGGCGCTTCGTTGGCGGCGGCGAGCATCAGCGCGGTCAGACCGTCGCGATTGCGGGCGTTGACGTCGGCCCCAGCGGCTACCAGCGCGTCGATGACGTCGGTCCTCGTGCTGAAGCGGGCGGCCGTCATCAGCGGCGTCCAGCCGGCGTCGTTCGCCTGGTTCGCGTCCGCGCGGCTGTTGAGCAGGAACGCGATGATGCCGGGCGCGCCGTCCGTGGCGTTGCGGGCGGCGAAATGGATCGGGCAGTCTCCGCCGCGGCGCGGCTGCACGGCGTCGGCGTCGGCGGCGTAAAGCGCTTCGACGACGGCGGGATCGCTTGCGTACTGACAGGCGATCATCATCGCCGTCGTGCCGTCTTCGCTCTCGGCCGACGCCAGCGCATGGTATTGCGTGAGCAGCCTGGCGACGAACGCGGCGGGTTTGTCGAAGCGCAGCGCGAACATCAGCGGCGTCCAGCGCTCTTTGCTGCGGGCGTTGACGTCGGCCCCGGCGGCCAGAAGCGCTTCGGCGGCGGCCGTGTCCCCGCCGGCGCAGAGCGCGAGCGTCAATGGCGTCCAGCGGTTCGTGCCGGCGACGTTGACATCGGCGCCGCCGACGGACGACGACTCGGCGGCGTCCAGCGCATCCGCCGTCGGCGCGGCGGCCTCGCCGGCGCCGCAGGCCGTCAGCCAGACCACGATCAGCAGTTTTTTCAGATTCATGGCAGAACCTCCGGTGAAATTCTTTGTTGGGGGAAAAGAGCGAATTTTCGCAGTTCATCATATCACAACCGAAGCCCGAATGAGCGCGGCAATCTTTTGTTTCGCCGCGGGGTAGTGTAGAATCAATGAGACGATTCGAACTTGCGAAGGGAGGACTGAGCCGATGGATATGATGCAAGGGCGTCCGTTCAAGGGCAGAACGCTGGAACGGATCGAAAAATTTCTGGCGTCGCTGGGG
This sequence is a window from Pyramidobacter sp. YE332. Protein-coding genes within it:
- a CDS encoding ankyrin repeat domain-containing protein — protein: MNLKKLLIVVWLTACGAGEAAAPTADALDAAESSSVGGADVNVAGTNRWTPLTLALCAGGDTAAAEALLAAGADVNARSKERWTPLMFALRFDKPAAFVARLLTQYHALASAESEDGTTAMMIACQYASDPAVVEALYAADADAVQPRRGGDCPIHFAARNATDGAPGIIAFLLNSRADANQANDAGWTPLMTAARFSTRTDVIDALVAAGADVNARNRDGLTALMLAAANEAPAAVAIAKKLLDAGADPETADRSGRTAALVAVRSGHSAAMVRFLDRELTPRSVARQTALLAVLPVCRTVKECARLVSVRGERAPLSAPRPPHRAASPALVNKASGRSPQPAAGQRSRFIEAPALAAVSRNTRLLSRPALRAARIRASAALSASAKRRRLKKLNAALKRDPARVTPLMLAAANPNAAAPEIIAYLLEKGEALEARDGEGRTALICAVRYNPSPLAAEALLNAGADPRATINGNGLRRLLRFNERMSPQDKKRLLRLLREKLAR